A portion of the Lolium rigidum isolate FL_2022 chromosome 1, APGP_CSIRO_Lrig_0.1, whole genome shotgun sequence genome contains these proteins:
- the LOC124684943 gene encoding uncharacterized protein LOC124684943, with translation MEWATVQHLDLRHAGGRRGASARPLQPHAAAFRASQAIVAVAIGTHVVEFDALTGSKIALVDLGARVVRMAYSPTASHVIIAILEDATIRSCDFATEQTLVLHSPEKKSDHVSVDTEVHLALTPLEPIVFFGFHKRMSVTVVGTVEGGRPPTKIKTDLKKPIVNLACHPRLPVFYVAYAEGLVRAYNVQTYAVHYTLQLPVDSTIKLMGAGAFGFHPTLEWVFIGDRGGTLLAWDVSTERPNMIGITQAGSQPIASVSWLPTLRMLVTISKDGGLQVWKTRVIINTNRQPMETNFFERAAIETMDITKILTLQGGEAVYPLPRIKNLAVHPKFNLAAVIFADMSATEAAKNKAAYTREGRRQLFAVLQGARGSTASVLKEKLLALGSSGILAEHQLQAQLQEQHLKGQSKLTISDVARKAFLHSHFMEGHAKSGPISRLPLVTISDSSNLLRDVPVCQPFHLELNFFNQENRVVHYPVRAFYLDGFNLMAHNLSSGSDNLYKKLYSTIPSNMECHPKYILHSQKQHMFLVVFELSGPSGVAHEVVLYWEQTDLQAVNSKGSSVKGRDATFLGPDDNQYAILEEDRTSLNLYNLKAVATKEALENNAAVLEENTFAENPTANPTQQQGPVQFTFESEVDRIFSSPLESSLLYVISGKHIGLAKLLNGYRLSTDNGLSITTKTDGKKFIKLKPNETVLQVHWQTTLRGPVVGILTNQRVLIASADLDILSSSSTKFDRGLPSYRSMLWVGPALIFSSATAISMLGWDNKVRSILSTSFPRSVLLGALNDRLLLVNPTDINPRQKKGVEIKSCLVGLLEPLLIGFATMQQHFAQKIDLSEVLYQITSRFDSLRVTPKSLDILSKGPPVCGDLAVSLSQAGPQFTQVMRCNYAIKALRFSAALSILKDEFLRSRDYPQCPPTSHLFQRFRELGYACIKYAQFDSAKETFEVISDHESMLDLFICHLNPSALRRLAQKLEESGTDPELRRYLERILRVRSTGWTQGVFANFAAESMVPKGQEWAGGNWEIKTPTSMKSIPQWELAGEVMPYMRTTDAAIPSVIADHIGVYLGVMKGRGNVVEVSEKSLVKAMAAASSENAQPASSVLAIKNKTNAAGDSVGDSLARQLGVQIASADEQAKAAEEFKKTLYGAVDGGSSDDDESTSKTKRIQIRIRDKPAAPAVDVNKLKEATKQLGLMAPPISRTRSLSGPPQEFSQPAGPPQPAAPTMPSGAVDFFGTNSFVAPPAPTGATGPVIAGMGVTAGPIAEDFFQNTIPSQQLAAALPPPGIILSRMAQPGPGMNAGRPVPNQNMMANVGLPDGGVPPQAPQQPGIPMNPVSLPDGGVPPQSQPLPLQQQGFQPAVATMSQPIDLSTLEGPGAVKQAAQPPAPTAVRPGQVPRGAPAAECYRMGLAHLEQNQLTDALNCLDEAFLALAKDQSREADIKAQATICAQYKIAVALLQEIARLQRVQGAGTLSAKEEMGRLSRHLASLPIQAKHRINCIRTAIKRNMEVQNFAYAKQMLDLLYSKAPPTKQDELRSLIDMCIQRGLSNKSIDPLEDPSQFCAVTLSRLSTIGHDVCDLCGAKFSALSAPGCVVCGMGSIKRSDALAGAGPVASPFG, from the exons ATGGAGTGGGCCACGGTGCAGCACCTGGATCTCCGccacgccggcggccgccgcggcgccTCCGCGCGCCCGCTgcagccgcacgccgccgccttccGCGCCTCCCAGgccatcgtcgccgtcgccataggCACCCACGTCGTCG AATTTGATGCTTTGACGGGAAGCAAGATAGCGCTGGTTGACCTTGGAGCTCGTGTTGTTCGTATGGCATATAGCCCTACCGCTAGCCATGTTATCATTGCTATCCTCGAG GATGCTACAATCAGATCTTGCGATTTCGCCACAGAGCAGACGCTTGTTCTCCACTCACCTGAGAAAAAGTCAGATCATGTTTCAGTAGACACAGAAGTTCATCTTGCATTGACACCTCTCGAACCTATTGTCTTCTTTGGTTTTCACAAAAGAATGAGCGTGACAG TTGTTGGGACGGTTGAAGGTGGGAGGCCACCAACAAAAATAAAGACCGATCTTAAAAAACCTATTGTCAATCTGGCTTGCCATCCTCGCCTTCCTGTGTTC TATGTAGCTTATGCGGAAGGCTTGGTACGCGCCTACAACGTCCAGACATATGCTGTTCACTACACCTTACAGC ttccggTTGACAGTACAATTAAGCTCATGGGAGCTGGTGCCTTTGGATTTCATCCGACCTTAGAGTGGGTATTTATCGGTGATAGAGGGGGCACTCTCCTAGCATGGGATGTATCAACCGAGAGGCCAAATATGATTGGGAT TACGCAGGCTGGTTCCCAGCCTATCGCATCTGTTTCCTGGCTTCCTACGCTACGGATGCTTGTTACAATTTCAAAGGATGGGGGTCTTCAAGTATGGAAGACACGAGTTATAATTAACACCAATAGACAACCTATGGAAACTAATTTCTTTGAGCGTGCAG CTATTGAAACAATGGATATCACAAAGATACTCACTCTTCAAGGTGGAGAAGCAGTGTACCCGTTGCCCCGGATAAAGAATTTGGCAGTGCATCCAAAGTTCAATTTAGCTGCAGTGATTTTTGCA GATATGTCCGCGACAGAAGCTGCAAAGAACAAGGCTGCATACACAAGGGAAGGAAGGAGGCAGCTTTTTGCTGTACTTCAAGGGGCTAGGGGGTCAACTG CTTCTGTTTTAAAGGAGAAACTGTTAGCCCTAGGTTCGTCCGGAATTTTAGCAGAGCACCAACTCCAGGCACAGCTTCAGGAGCAGCACTTGAAGGG CCAGAGCAAGCTAACTATTTCAGATGTTGCAAGGAAGGCGTTCCTTCACAGT CATTTCATGGAGGGGCATGCTAAAAGTGGTCCAATCTCTCGTTTACCCCTTGTTACAATTTCAGATTCTAGCAATCTTTTGCGAGATGTTCCTGTTTGTCAG CCATTCCATCTGGAGTTGAACTTCTTCAACCAGGAGAACCGTGTGGTTCACTATCCAGTGAGAGCTTTCTACTTGGATGGATTTAACCTGATGGCCCATAACCTATCATCTGGATCCGATAATCTCTACAAGAAGCTTTACTCTACG ATTCCCTCAAATATGGAATGCCACCCCAAGTACATTTTACACAGTCAAAAGCAGCATATGTTTCTAGTTGTGTTTGAATTAAGTGGTCCGAGTGGAGTGGCGCATGAAGTTGTTCTTTACTGGGAGCAGACTGATCTACAGGCAGTAAACAGCAAAGGAAGTTCAGTAAAAG GTCGTGATGCTACATTTTTGGGCCCGGATGATAATCAATATGCTATTCTAGAAGAAGACAGAACTAGCCTGAATCTTTATAATCTCAAGGCAGTAGCCACAAAGGAAGCTCTTGAAAATAATGCTGCTGTGCTGGAAGAAAACACATTTGCCGAGAATCCTACTGCTAATCCAACACAACAGCAAGGTCCCGTGCAGTTTACTTTTGAATCCGAGGTTGATCGCATATTTTCATCTCCACTAG AATCATCATTGTTGTATGTGATCTCGGGAAAGCATATTGGACTTGCGAAGCTCTTGAACGGTTACAGGCTATCTACAGATAATGGTCTATCCATTACCACAAAAACTGAtgggaagaagtttatcaagttgaaGCCAAACGAGACTGTTCTTCAG GTCCACTGGCAAACAACTTTGAGAGGTCCTGTTGTCGGAATATTGACAAACCAGAGGGTACTAATCGCGTCTGCTGATCTTGATATACTGTCAAGCAGCTCAACGAAATTTGATCGTGGTCTCCCATCA TATCGGTCAATGTTGTGGGTTGGACCAGCACTTATCTTCTCAAGTGCAACTGCCATAAGTATGCTTGGATGGGACAACAAAGTTCGATCAATCCTTTCCACTAGCTTTCCTCGTTCTG TGTTGCTTGGTGCGTTGAATGACCGTCTGCTACTTGTGAATCCAACCGATATAAATCCAAGACAGAAAAAGGGTGTGGAAATAAAGAGCTGCCTAGTTGGTCTTCTTGAACCTCTTCTTATTGGATTTGCTACCATGCAGCAACACTTTGCACAAAAAATTGATCTTTCAGAAGTGCTATACCAAATAACATCGAG GTTTGATAGTCTGCGTGTTACTCCAAAGTCCCTGGATATATTATCCAAAGGACCCCCTGTTTGTGGAGATCTTGCTGTGTCATTATCACAAGCAGGCCcccaatttacacaa GTCATGCGCTGCAATTATGCAATCAAAGCTCTTCGGTTCTCTGCTGCTTTATCGATTTTGAAAGATGAGTTCCTGCGTTCCAGGGATTATCCTCAGTGCCCTCCCACTTCTCATCTATTCCAACGTTTCCGAGAGTTGGGCTACGCATGCATTAA GTATGCTCAGTTTGACAGTGCAAAAGAAACATTTGAGGTCATCTCTGATCACGAGAGCATGCTGGATCTGTTTATATGCCACCTGAACCCTAGTGCCCTGCGACGCCTTGCGCAGAAGTTGGAGGAATCTGGTACAGATCCTGAGCTGAGACGTTATCTTGAGAGAATACTACGGGTTCGTTCAACTGGATGGACACAAGGTGTCTTTGCCAATTTTGCTGCTGAAAGTATGGTGCCCAAAGGCCAGGAATGGGCAGGAGGGAACTGGGAGATCAAAACACCTACCAGCATGAAGAGTATACCTCAGTGGGAGCTTGCAGGAGAGGTCATGCCCTACATGAGAACTACTGATGCTGCTATTCCATCCGTTATTGCAGATCATATTGGTGTATACTTGGGGGTGATGAAGGGCCGGGGTAATGTAGTGGAAGTAAGCGAGAAGAGCTTGGTTAAAGCTATGGCAGCTGCCAGTAGTGAGAATGCGCAACCGGCATCTTCTGTACTGGcaataaaaaacaaaacaaatgctGCTGGTGATTCAGTTGGTGATAGTTTGGCCAGGCAGCTAGGAGTTCAAATTGCTTCTGCAGATGAACAGGCAAAAGCAGCAGAGGAGTTTAAAAAGACTCTGTATGGTGCTGTTGATGGTGGAAGCAGTGATGATGATGAGTCAACGTCGAAGACTAAAAGGATTCAAATCAGGATACGTGATAAGCCGGCTGCACCTGCTGTTGATGTTAACAAACTGAAAGAAGCCACTAAACAGCTCGGTTTAATGGCTCCTCCAATCAGTAGGACAAGGTCATTGTCTGGACCACCACAAGAATTTAGTCAGCCAGCAGGACCACCACAACCTGCTGCTCCAACAATGCCAAGCGGCGCAGTTGATTTCTTTGGAACAAATTCTTTTGTGGCACCACCAGCACCGACTGGTGCCACGGGTCCTGTAATCGCAGGCATGGGAGTGACAGCTGGACCCATTGCCGAGgacttcttccagaacaccattccATCTCAACAACTTGCGGCTGCATTGCCTCCTCCCGGAATAATTCTGTCAAGAATGGCCCAACCTGGCCCTGGGATGAATGCAGGGAGGCCAGTACCTAATCAAAATATGATGGCCAATGTTGGTCTTCCAGACGGTGGGGTGCCGCCACAGGCACCGCAACAACCAGGCATTCCTATGAACCCAGTTAGCCTACCGGATGGTGGTGTACCCCCACAGAGCCAGCCTCTGCCTCTACAGCAACAGGGTTTTCAACCTGCTGTTGCTACCATGTCGCAACCTATTGATCTCAGCACCCTCGAGGGTCCAGGAGCGGTAAAGCAAGCGGCTCAGCCCCCAGCGCCTACTGCTGTGCGTCCTGGCCAG GTACCTCGTGGTGCTCCTGCTGCAGAATGCTACAGGATGGGTCTTGCTCATCTTGAGCAGAATCAGCTCACGGATGCATTAAATTGTTTGGATGAAGCATTCCTGGCCCTTGCAAAGGACCAATCACGTGAAGCCGACATTAAAGCACAGGCCACCATTTGTGCGCAGTACAAGATTGCGGTTGCATTGCTACAG GAAATTGCTCGTCTTCAAAGAGTCCAGGGAGCCGGTACCCTGAGCGCGAAGGAGGAGATGGGCAGGCTATCTCGGCACCTCGCCTCCTTGCCCATCCAGGCAAAGCACCGGATCAACTGTATCAGGACCGCCATCAAGCGGAACATGGAGGTCCAGAACTTTGCTTATGCGAAGCAGATGCTGGACCTGCTCTACTCCAAGGCGCCGCCGACGAAGCAGGACGAGCTGAGGAGCCTGATCGACATGTGCATCCAGAGGGGGCTGTCCAACAAGTCTATCGACCCCTTGGAGGACCCTTCGCAGTTCTGCGCCGTCACCCTGAGCCGCCTCTCCACCATCGGTCATGACGTGTGCGACCTCTGCGGTGCCAAGTTCTCCGCCCTCTCCGCCCCGGGCTGCGTCGTCTGTGGCATGGGCAGCATCAAGAGGTCTGATGCCCTGGCAGGTGCCGGGCCAGTGGCCTCACCGTTTGGCTGA